The Mycobacterium sp. 3519A genome contains a region encoding:
- a CDS encoding class II aldolase/adducin family protein: MSDLSTTVATACRILAQQGLAADVLGHVSVRLDEDRILLRCRGPRDRGLLFTETDDVRVVDLNGRGELDGGYAVPNEFHIHTELFRARPDVQAVVHAHPREVMVADLAGIGLRQVFGAYNIPASRLAHDGIPVYPRSVLVRTPELGRAVAAAVGSATVCLLRGHGIVTVGESVEQATLRALDLVELARITTEVAVLGGRPAVLSEDDRRELPDLGSVFNDLSRWRHYAGRLEVAGLSL; encoded by the coding sequence ATGAGCGATTTGTCAACCACCGTCGCCACGGCCTGCCGCATCCTGGCCCAGCAGGGATTGGCCGCCGATGTCCTCGGCCACGTCAGCGTCCGGTTGGACGAGGACCGAATCCTGTTGCGCTGCCGCGGTCCTCGGGATCGGGGGCTGTTGTTCACCGAAACCGACGACGTTCGCGTCGTCGACCTGAACGGCCGTGGCGAGCTCGACGGCGGGTACGCGGTGCCCAACGAGTTCCACATCCACACCGAACTCTTCCGGGCCAGGCCCGACGTGCAGGCAGTGGTGCACGCCCACCCACGTGAGGTGATGGTCGCCGACCTGGCCGGGATCGGACTGCGACAGGTGTTCGGCGCCTACAACATTCCGGCGTCCCGACTGGCGCATGACGGCATCCCGGTGTACCCGCGCTCGGTGCTGGTCCGCACGCCCGAGCTGGGCAGGGCTGTCGCGGCGGCCGTTGGCAGCGCCACGGTGTGCCTGTTACGCGGACACGGCATCGTGACCGTGGGGGAGTCGGTGGAGCAGGCGACGTTGCGCGCCCTCGACCTCGTCGAGTTGGCCCGCATCACGACCGAGGTGGCAGTGCTCGGCGGTCGCCCTGCGGTGCTATCCGAGGACGACCGCCGCGAGCTGCCCGATCTGGGCTCGGTGTTCAACGACTTGTCGCGCTGGCGGCACTACGCCGGCCGGCTGGAAGTCGCCGGGCTGTCGCTATAA
- a CDS encoding NAD(P)-dependent oxidoreductase has product MIGIIGVGDMGQPMAGHMVANGFDVIAYDIDADRLATAAAAGATPASGLAELATSSDIVVACLRTDDQMESVAEELTLHGKAGQLVVVAGTHSLDFMQRLAAIFKPKEIRLIDAPVVFGAQGAKDGNLLSLCGGDAADVERARPVMMSYSRGVEHVGPLGAGQLAKTCNNLLHWVHCVANFETLAIAKRYGVDAQRMREVLLKCPGDNGTLRRWDSTRFTWQEKDMDFVLDLAQNGGLVLPLTGQIDQLIKTLTAADVADLLYGPECSYLGRRVAPLAKADGGL; this is encoded by the coding sequence ATGATCGGAATCATCGGCGTCGGCGATATGGGGCAGCCGATGGCGGGCCACATGGTCGCCAACGGCTTCGACGTGATCGCCTACGACATCGACGCCGACCGGTTGGCGACGGCCGCCGCCGCAGGTGCGACTCCGGCGTCCGGCCTCGCCGAACTGGCGACCAGTAGCGACATCGTCGTCGCATGCCTGCGCACCGACGACCAGATGGAATCCGTCGCAGAGGAATTGACGCTGCACGGCAAGGCAGGTCAACTCGTCGTCGTCGCGGGCACACACAGTCTGGACTTCATGCAGCGGCTGGCCGCGATCTTCAAGCCGAAGGAGATCCGGCTGATCGACGCACCGGTGGTGTTCGGCGCGCAGGGCGCCAAAGACGGCAACCTGCTGTCGCTGTGCGGCGGTGACGCCGCCGATGTGGAGCGGGCGCGACCGGTGATGATGAGCTACAGCCGGGGCGTCGAACATGTCGGACCGCTCGGCGCAGGCCAACTCGCCAAGACCTGCAACAACCTGCTGCACTGGGTGCACTGCGTCGCGAACTTCGAAACGCTGGCCATCGCAAAGCGATACGGCGTCGACGCGCAGCGTATGCGCGAGGTCCTGCTGAAGTGTCCAGGCGACAACGGCACACTGCGCCGGTGGGACAGCACCCGGTTCACGTGGCAGGAGAAGGACATGGATTTCGTCCTCGACCTCGCCCAGAACGGCGGACTGGTATTGCCGCTGACCGGTCAGATCGACCAGCTGATCAAGACGCTGACCGCAGCGGATGTCGCCGATTTGTTGTACGGGCCGGAATGCAGCTATCTGGGCCGCCGGGTCGCGCCGCTGGCCAAGGCCGACGGCGGGTTATAG
- a CDS encoding ABC transporter substrate-binding protein, with translation MFRTVLALVTMACLLAACGSNPSASDGSPPHSTEAAKVYDQFNSPTRAQFDDAVVKMAKEEGELSLYTSNVSLQKFVDAFTAKFGIPVKVYQATSESILQRVGQETKANHQGADIVETNGTELTGLSRDGALYPYQSALSEKVRPEGRFDKWTATRFNMFVIAWNTNKVHDGQQPASVQALADPAWKGKVSLEVGDNDWYATMYQYYRQKGMPQADVDKMFAAIAANAKVVNGHTTQVQLLGAGQFDVTTSAYSHNVDTAADDGAPIAWKLPSGKPIQPVVLRPNGAGVIANAPHPAAAVLFMDFLLSPEGQQIIADSHQLGSVVTDHDPLQGVETVTVDVPAYLDQANKWNDRYTRLVQGAAK, from the coding sequence ATGTTCCGGACCGTTCTCGCGCTTGTCACGATGGCCTGCCTGCTAGCGGCGTGCGGCAGCAATCCCTCGGCCTCCGACGGGAGTCCGCCGCACAGCACGGAGGCGGCCAAGGTTTACGACCAGTTCAATTCGCCGACCAGGGCGCAATTCGACGACGCCGTGGTGAAGATGGCCAAGGAGGAAGGCGAACTGTCGCTGTACACCTCGAACGTGTCGCTGCAGAAGTTCGTCGACGCGTTCACCGCCAAGTTCGGCATCCCCGTTAAGGTCTATCAGGCCACCTCGGAGTCGATCCTGCAGCGCGTGGGGCAGGAGACCAAGGCCAATCACCAGGGCGCCGACATCGTCGAGACCAACGGCACCGAGCTGACCGGCCTGAGTCGTGACGGCGCGTTGTATCCGTACCAGAGTGCGCTGAGCGAGAAGGTGCGGCCCGAAGGCAGGTTCGACAAGTGGACCGCGACGCGCTTCAACATGTTCGTGATCGCGTGGAACACCAACAAGGTTCACGATGGCCAGCAGCCTGCATCGGTGCAGGCGCTTGCCGATCCGGCGTGGAAAGGCAAGGTGAGCCTCGAAGTCGGTGACAACGACTGGTACGCCACCATGTACCAGTACTACCGGCAGAAGGGGATGCCGCAAGCCGACGTCGACAAGATGTTCGCGGCGATCGCGGCGAACGCGAAGGTGGTCAACGGGCACACCACCCAGGTGCAGTTGCTCGGCGCCGGACAGTTCGACGTGACGACGTCGGCGTACTCGCACAACGTCGACACCGCGGCGGACGACGGCGCGCCCATCGCATGGAAGCTGCCGTCGGGCAAGCCGATCCAACCGGTCGTCTTGCGTCCCAACGGTGCGGGCGTGATCGCAAACGCACCGCATCCCGCGGCGGCCGTGCTGTTCATGGACTTCCTGCTCTCACCGGAAGGTCAGCAGATCATCGCAGACAGCCATCAGCTGGGCTCAGTCGTCACGGACCACGACCCGCTGCAGGGCGTGGAGACCGTGACCGTCGACGTGCCCGCCTATCTCGATCAGGCCAACAAATGGAACGACCGCTACACCCGATTGGTGCAGGGCGCCGCCAAATAG
- a CDS encoding SDR family NAD(P)-dependent oxidoreductase: MSTRKVAIVTGAGRNIGRDIALALGEHGIAVAVVDRDAGLAKEVADELVGLHGDGSAVPVACDVTDEAQVVSMVAEAAESLGGVHYLVNNVAATDRGATVLDLSLPEWNTIFEICVTSTFLCTKWAARRMVDQKSGGAIVNIGSTSGYYGRANALAYPMAKSALFGLTKSMAIQLGPHGIRVNLVAPNRAGSPVGQSEINPARKTPNLIGRAAEPADVARVVRFLLSDEAGFVTGADLLVDGGALLVGTGN; this comes from the coding sequence ATGTCTACTCGCAAGGTCGCAATCGTCACCGGAGCGGGACGAAACATCGGGCGCGACATCGCATTGGCGCTGGGGGAGCACGGCATCGCGGTGGCCGTTGTCGACCGCGACGCCGGCCTCGCGAAAGAGGTCGCCGACGAACTCGTCGGCCTGCATGGTGACGGTTCCGCGGTGCCCGTCGCGTGCGACGTGACCGACGAGGCACAGGTGGTATCGATGGTGGCCGAAGCCGCCGAAAGCCTTGGCGGAGTGCACTATCTGGTCAACAATGTGGCCGCGACCGATCGGGGCGCCACCGTGCTCGACCTGTCGCTGCCCGAGTGGAACACGATCTTCGAAATCTGTGTCACCAGCACCTTCCTGTGCACGAAATGGGCCGCGCGGCGGATGGTCGATCAGAAGTCGGGCGGGGCGATCGTGAACATCGGTTCGACGTCGGGCTACTACGGCCGGGCCAACGCGCTGGCATACCCGATGGCAAAGAGCGCCCTGTTCGGGTTGACCAAATCGATGGCGATCCAGCTTGGCCCACATGGCATCAGGGTCAATCTGGTGGCGCCCAACCGGGCGGGCTCACCGGTCGGACAGAGCGAAATCAACCCTGCGCGTAAGACTCCCAACCTGATCGGCAGGGCCGCCGAACCCGCCGATGTGGCGCGGGTGGTTCGCTTCCTGCTCTCGGACGAGGCCGGTTTCGTCACAGGAGCCGACCTGCTGGTCGACGGTGGCGCGCTGCTCGTCGGCACCGGAAACTGA
- a CDS encoding hydantoinase/oxoprolinase family protein, whose protein sequence is MTRQARYRVATDTGGTFTDFVIYDAQRNDYHIMKVPSTPDDPSRAVVNGLATMRKRGIAPERVEVFMHGTTVGTNALLEERGAKAGLAITRGFRGVYETMEQSRPYGPAVFDLGYTKPAMLTPQSRTVELAERVSFDGEVSRPLAEEDIQAAIVELEAADVESVAVCFLFSFMHPDHEQRFADAVRLAHPEWFVTTSSDLLPQMREYYRLSTTVINAYVSPVLARYVARLSDELDKLQVAPGRRFTMQSNGGSAPFAKTGERGVSTILSGPAGGVTAAIGLGRLTSADNIITFDMGGTSCDVALIRGGSALVSDHNTVDGRHLAVPMLDINTVSAGGGTIARVDAGGGLRVGPRSAGAVPGPAAYGNGGTEATVTDADVVLGYLNPDWLLDGDLRVDSAAAHRVIDRLAQGLGVDPLRAADGIVRVVNIKMAEAIRAISTERGFDLRDFCLVPFGGAGPLHACQIAIDLGIPTVLVPPAPGATSALGLLMSDVKHDFVRSRLSPLADLSVGAANQIFGEMTAEARKQLAAEGFPTDAVRLEYFLDLRYAGQGYENAVPVDKLPIAPGHLAGYRDAFDEVHRQFHGHAAPDQPVEVVSYRTVATGLLPDVTLKEMTVVDTPVEDAIVGIRAAYFPSASKEPVEVDVYARRRLQPGHRFDGPAIVEQYDATTVVCPEQTARVDEYGNLIITRPGSR, encoded by the coding sequence GTGACTCGACAAGCGCGGTACCGGGTGGCCACCGACACCGGCGGCACATTCACCGACTTCGTCATATACGACGCGCAGCGCAACGACTACCACATCATGAAAGTGCCGTCGACACCGGACGATCCGTCCCGCGCGGTGGTCAACGGTTTGGCGACGATGCGCAAGCGCGGCATTGCGCCCGAGCGCGTCGAGGTGTTCATGCACGGCACCACGGTCGGCACCAACGCGCTGCTCGAGGAACGTGGAGCCAAGGCCGGGCTCGCGATCACCCGGGGCTTCCGCGGCGTGTACGAGACGATGGAGCAGAGCAGACCGTACGGGCCCGCCGTCTTCGACCTCGGTTATACCAAACCCGCGATGCTGACCCCGCAGTCGCGAACGGTCGAATTGGCCGAGCGGGTGTCGTTCGACGGAGAGGTGAGCCGACCGCTGGCCGAGGAAGACATTCAGGCGGCGATCGTCGAACTCGAAGCCGCCGACGTGGAATCCGTCGCAGTGTGCTTCCTGTTCTCGTTCATGCACCCCGACCACGAGCAGCGGTTCGCCGACGCCGTACGCTTGGCGCATCCGGAGTGGTTCGTCACCACATCCAGCGACCTGCTGCCGCAGATGCGCGAGTACTACCGGTTGAGCACCACGGTGATCAACGCATACGTGTCACCTGTGCTGGCCCGGTACGTGGCTCGGCTCTCCGATGAGCTCGACAAGCTCCAGGTGGCCCCCGGCCGGCGGTTCACCATGCAGTCCAACGGGGGATCGGCCCCGTTCGCGAAGACCGGCGAACGCGGCGTGTCGACCATTTTGTCCGGCCCGGCGGGTGGAGTGACCGCCGCCATCGGCCTCGGCAGGCTCACCAGTGCCGACAACATCATCACCTTCGACATGGGTGGCACGAGTTGCGATGTCGCGCTGATCCGCGGCGGTAGCGCACTGGTCAGCGACCACAACACCGTCGACGGCCGACACCTCGCGGTGCCCATGCTGGATATCAACACCGTCAGCGCGGGCGGGGGCACGATCGCCCGCGTCGACGCTGGCGGCGGTCTGCGGGTTGGGCCGCGCAGCGCGGGCGCGGTACCTGGGCCCGCGGCGTACGGCAACGGCGGCACCGAGGCCACGGTCACTGACGCAGACGTCGTGCTCGGCTATCTGAACCCCGACTGGCTGCTCGACGGCGATCTGCGAGTCGATTCGGCCGCGGCGCACCGCGTGATCGACCGACTGGCGCAGGGTCTCGGTGTGGATCCGCTACGCGCGGCCGACGGCATAGTGCGCGTGGTCAACATCAAGATGGCGGAAGCGATCCGGGCGATCTCGACCGAGCGCGGGTTCGATCTGCGCGACTTCTGCCTCGTCCCTTTCGGCGGAGCGGGGCCGCTGCACGCCTGCCAGATCGCGATCGACCTCGGCATCCCCACCGTGCTGGTACCACCGGCGCCGGGCGCCACGTCGGCACTCGGGTTGCTGATGTCCGACGTCAAGCACGACTTCGTGCGCAGTCGGCTGTCGCCGCTGGCCGACCTGTCGGTCGGTGCCGCGAACCAGATCTTCGGCGAGATGACCGCCGAGGCGCGCAAACAGCTTGCAGCCGAGGGCTTTCCGACCGACGCCGTGCGGCTGGAGTACTTCCTCGACCTGCGCTACGCCGGGCAGGGGTACGAAAATGCGGTGCCCGTCGACAAACTGCCGATCGCACCCGGTCACCTGGCCGGCTATCGTGACGCCTTCGACGAAGTGCATCGCCAGTTCCACGGCCACGCGGCACCCGATCAACCGGTCGAGGTGGTCAGTTATCGCACGGTCGCAACCGGATTGCTGCCCGATGTCACACTGAAGGAGATGACGGTCGTCGACACACCGGTCGAAGACGCCATCGTCGGCATCCGCGCCGCTTACTTCCCGTCCGCCTCGAAGGAACCGGTCGAAGTGGATGTCTACGCGCGCAGACGATTACAACCGGGACACCGGTTCGACGGCCCGGCGATCGTCGAGCAGTACGACGCCACCACGGTGGTGTGCCCCGAGCAGACGGCGCGGGTCGACGAGTACGGCAACCTGATCATCACACGCCCGGGGAGTCGATGA
- a CDS encoding hydantoinase B/oxoprolinase family protein produces the protein MSTVDAIEIEVISQSLVGVVQQMQNSLFRTGYSTIIRESRDASCAILDTAGRVVAQHTVLPLHLGAFPASLEAVLAAYPIDQMRDGDAFIVNHPYFGGSPHASDMAVIAPIMLAGKVFAFSGSIAHKSDIGGLVPGTNSGQAKEIFHEGLLLPPVRYCTAFEPSTEIEAILQANSRTPRLVLGDLRGQVGAARLATERIRGLCAKYGAQTVEAASDGLLTMTERRVRAAVTGWPDGVYTGSRTLHTKGIENGRPVTIRVVVTIDGDSIRFDFRRSDDQVSGPYNIRPPLVRAVCYYALKCLVDPDIPANGGFAAAIDADFRPGSLLSPELPAPVNTYMTVAVATADALFDALGQALPAARIAESSKGTNGTLSHLISRHGQPQVQYELPAGAIGARHDKDGVSASKAHVANGTLTPIEVVESEFPVQLERFELVVDSGGPGRYRGGLGYVRDYRLLGEARFSSRTGKDLTPPAGRAGGLPGGGSAILVNPGRPDEYEVTVDGGPVALRAGDVLRLAQAGGGGYGDPLTRPVEDVLTDVREGYVSAVAARSDYGVALDMVDGDMQVNDVETQRLRFSPTGSRPVPIG, from the coding sequence ATGAGCACGGTCGACGCGATCGAGATCGAAGTCATCAGCCAGAGCCTGGTCGGGGTCGTCCAGCAGATGCAGAACTCACTGTTCCGCACCGGATACTCGACCATCATCCGCGAGTCGCGTGACGCCAGTTGCGCCATCCTGGACACCGCAGGCCGGGTGGTCGCCCAGCACACCGTGCTCCCACTGCATCTCGGTGCGTTCCCCGCCTCGCTGGAAGCGGTGCTCGCGGCCTATCCGATCGACCAGATGCGCGACGGCGACGCGTTCATCGTCAACCACCCCTATTTCGGCGGCAGCCCGCACGCCAGCGACATGGCGGTGATCGCCCCGATCATGCTGGCGGGCAAGGTATTCGCGTTCAGCGGCAGCATCGCGCACAAGAGCGATATCGGGGGACTGGTACCAGGCACCAACTCCGGACAAGCCAAGGAGATCTTCCACGAAGGTCTGCTGCTGCCGCCGGTGCGCTACTGCACGGCATTCGAACCCAGCACCGAAATCGAGGCGATCCTGCAGGCCAACAGCCGCACACCGCGACTGGTCCTCGGCGACCTGCGCGGGCAGGTGGGCGCCGCCCGGCTCGCGACCGAAAGGATCCGCGGTCTGTGCGCCAAGTACGGCGCGCAGACCGTCGAGGCCGCGTCCGACGGGCTGCTCACCATGACCGAGCGGCGGGTGCGCGCGGCGGTAACCGGCTGGCCCGACGGGGTGTACACAGGCAGTCGAACCTTGCACACCAAGGGAATCGAGAACGGCAGGCCCGTCACCATCAGGGTGGTCGTCACCATCGACGGCGATTCAATTCGCTTCGATTTCCGCCGCTCCGACGACCAGGTTTCCGGGCCGTACAACATCCGGCCGCCGTTGGTGCGGGCCGTCTGCTACTACGCGCTGAAGTGCCTCGTCGATCCAGATATCCCGGCCAACGGCGGTTTCGCCGCGGCGATCGACGCCGACTTCCGTCCCGGCTCCCTGCTCAGTCCGGAACTGCCCGCGCCGGTGAACACCTACATGACCGTTGCGGTGGCCACCGCAGATGCGCTGTTCGACGCGCTCGGCCAGGCGTTGCCAGCCGCCCGGATCGCCGAGAGCAGCAAGGGCACGAATGGGACGTTGTCCCATCTGATTTCGCGGCACGGCCAGCCGCAGGTGCAATACGAGTTGCCTGCAGGCGCCATCGGCGCCCGGCACGACAAAGACGGGGTGTCGGCGTCGAAGGCACACGTCGCCAACGGCACGCTGACGCCGATCGAAGTCGTCGAGAGCGAATTCCCGGTCCAACTCGAACGATTCGAGTTGGTGGTGGACTCGGGTGGGCCCGGCAGATACCGGGGCGGGTTGGGCTATGTGCGGGACTACCGCTTGCTCGGCGAGGCCCGGTTCAGCTCACGCACAGGCAAGGACCTGACGCCGCCCGCCGGGCGCGCGGGCGGCCTGCCCGGCGGCGGGTCGGCGATCCTTGTCAACCCGGGCCGTCCTGACGAGTATGAGGTGACGGTCGACGGCGGCCCAGTGGCGCTGCGGGCAGGCGATGTTCTTCGGTTAGCTCAGGCCGGTGGTGGCGGCTACGGCGACCCGTTGACGCGCCCGGTCGAGGACGTGCTGACCGACGTGCGCGAGGGTTATGTCAGCGCCGTGGCGGCCCGCTCAGACTATGGTGTCGCACTCGACATGGTCGACGGAGATATGCAGGTCAACGACGTCGAAACCCAACGGCTGCGCTTCAGCCCGACAGGGAGCCGGCCGGTTCCTATTGGCTGA
- a CDS encoding aromatic ring-hydroxylating dioxygenase subunit alpha: MTRTGPGTPMGEMFRQYWIPAMLAEELPENDCPPVRVKLLSERMVAFRDSDGRYGLIDEFCAHRGASLWFGRNEGSGLRCPYHGWKYDVTGQAVEVPSEPENSNFCAHVKLTSYPLVKIGDVLWTYMGDPEKQPPLPEFEFALVPPEQTYTSKRWQECNWLQAFEGGIDSSHVSFLHAGGLKSDPLFKGAKGNEYNMGDLKPYFEVADFDGGLFVGARRNAEDDTYYWRITPWVMPCFTMVPPRGDHPMHGHFWIPIDDENCWAYSFDYHPVRALTASEVQAMRDGHGVHSENIPGTYRPKANKDNDYLIDREAQKRGDTYSGVKGIAMQDASLQESMGPIVDRTKEMLVSADTGIIKARQKLKKAVEALRDNGTTPPGVDPAHHRVRSAAVVLPRDASFIEACREDLSVREGVRQSSV, from the coding sequence TTGACCCGTACAGGTCCGGGCACGCCGATGGGCGAGATGTTCCGGCAGTATTGGATTCCGGCGATGCTCGCCGAGGAGCTCCCCGAGAACGACTGCCCTCCGGTTCGGGTGAAACTGCTGAGCGAGCGGATGGTCGCATTCCGCGACAGCGACGGCCGGTACGGCTTGATCGACGAATTCTGCGCACACCGCGGCGCGTCACTGTGGTTCGGCCGCAACGAGGGCTCGGGTCTGCGCTGCCCTTACCATGGTTGGAAATACGACGTCACCGGTCAGGCCGTGGAGGTGCCATCGGAACCGGAGAACAGCAACTTCTGCGCGCACGTGAAGCTGACGTCGTACCCGTTGGTCAAGATCGGTGACGTGCTCTGGACGTACATGGGCGATCCGGAGAAACAGCCACCGCTGCCGGAGTTCGAGTTCGCACTCGTCCCGCCCGAGCAGACCTACACGTCCAAGCGCTGGCAGGAATGCAACTGGCTGCAGGCGTTCGAGGGCGGCATCGACTCCAGCCATGTGTCGTTCCTGCACGCCGGCGGGCTGAAGAGCGACCCGTTGTTCAAGGGCGCCAAGGGCAACGAGTACAACATGGGTGATCTCAAGCCCTACTTCGAGGTGGCCGACTTCGACGGTGGGCTGTTCGTCGGTGCCAGGCGCAACGCCGAGGACGACACCTACTACTGGCGTATCACGCCGTGGGTGATGCCGTGCTTCACCATGGTGCCGCCCCGCGGGGATCACCCGATGCACGGCCACTTCTGGATCCCGATCGACGACGAGAACTGCTGGGCGTACTCGTTCGACTACCACCCGGTGCGTGCGTTGACCGCCTCCGAGGTGCAAGCGATGCGCGACGGCCACGGCGTGCACAGCGAGAACATTCCCGGCACCTATCGCCCGAAGGCCAACAAGGACAACGACTACCTGATCGATCGCGAAGCGCAGAAGCGCGGGGACACGTATTCCGGTGTGAAGGGCATCGCGATGCAGGATGCGTCGCTGCAGGAGAGCATGGGTCCGATCGTCGACCGCACCAAGGAGATGCTGGTGTCGGCAGACACCGGCATCATCAAGGCCAGGCAGAAGCTGAAGAAGGCCGTCGAGGCGTTGCGGGACAACGGAACCACCCCTCCCGGTGTGGACCCGGCCCATCACAGGGTGCGGTCCGCCGCGGTGGTGTTGCCGCGGGACGCATCGTTCATCGAGGCCTGTCGCGAGGACCTGTCGGTACGCGAGGGCGTTCGGCAGTCGTCGGTATGA
- a CDS encoding 3-methyl-2-oxobutanoate hydroxymethyltransferase — MTARPILGSSCARATTAAEMRYRIDRPIRGRQGARIVGLDAGADAIVTRIAGEQWGHARFFSLAEPAGPVGDAGSESVVLRSADGAVSSLLAELEDADVVIMVATTESDTVAATIIGAACTVRGIMTAGLVIGEQTLVSATVAAIRPHARVLMVSTDERDVIDVLTALRA; from the coding sequence ATGACCGCGCGGCCGATCCTCGGCAGCAGTTGCGCCAGGGCGACCACGGCCGCCGAGATGCGCTACCGCATCGACCGGCCCATCCGCGGGCGCCAGGGCGCGCGCATCGTCGGACTGGACGCCGGTGCGGACGCAATCGTCACCCGCATCGCCGGTGAGCAGTGGGGACACGCGCGGTTCTTCTCACTGGCCGAGCCGGCTGGGCCGGTCGGCGACGCGGGTTCGGAATCGGTGGTGCTGCGGTCCGCCGACGGCGCGGTGTCCAGCCTGCTCGCCGAACTCGAAGACGCCGATGTGGTGATCATGGTGGCCACCACCGAAAGTGACACCGTGGCAGCCACCATCATCGGCGCGGCGTGCACCGTGCGCGGAATCATGACCGCAGGCTTGGTGATTGGCGAGCAGACGCTCGTCAGCGCCACGGTCGCGGCCATCCGCCCGCACGCACGCGTGCTGATGGTCAGTACCGACGAGCGCGACGTGATCGACGTGCTCACCGCTCTGCGGGCCTAG
- a CDS encoding 3-methyl-2-oxobutanoate hydroxymethyltransferase, whose amino-acid sequence MTDKVQLSDLQAMKRAGRKIVGVVAWDYQMARIVDRAGVDLVSVGDTVGVNLWGQANPLEITVEQMMVVCQAVRRGVTRALVSCDFPFGPVQEGTKSAVRAAIRFVKEAGVDMVKLDGASEHLDAVTAVTRAGIPVFAQFGITPQTSLKYGVTYSATPKPGDVVPDEMLDEIVGEAKRLEDAGAALLNFTNSGPTVGAAVAEAVSIPVVGGFGGGPWLDGRMRMVTAAIGYSADALDSPPDTYANVAQIVHDAITAYSSDVRSARQIAGGLKR is encoded by the coding sequence ATGACCGACAAGGTGCAACTGAGCGACCTGCAGGCGATGAAGCGCGCCGGCCGCAAGATCGTCGGCGTGGTCGCGTGGGATTACCAGATGGCGCGCATCGTGGACCGCGCTGGCGTCGATCTGGTCTCGGTGGGCGACACCGTCGGCGTCAACCTGTGGGGTCAGGCCAACCCGCTGGAGATCACCGTCGAACAGATGATGGTGGTCTGCCAGGCGGTGCGCCGAGGCGTCACACGTGCGCTGGTCAGCTGCGACTTCCCGTTCGGGCCTGTGCAGGAGGGCACGAAAAGCGCTGTGCGGGCGGCGATCCGGTTCGTCAAGGAAGCCGGCGTCGACATGGTCAAGCTCGACGGCGCGTCTGAACACCTGGACGCCGTTACCGCGGTGACGCGCGCAGGCATTCCGGTGTTCGCGCAGTTCGGCATCACCCCGCAGACGTCGCTGAAGTACGGCGTCACCTACAGCGCGACGCCGAAGCCCGGCGACGTGGTGCCTGACGAGATGCTCGACGAGATCGTCGGCGAGGCAAAGCGTCTCGAGGACGCTGGAGCTGCGCTGCTGAACTTCACCAACTCCGGGCCGACCGTCGGCGCCGCTGTCGCCGAGGCCGTTTCGATACCCGTGGTGGGCGGGTTCGGCGGCGGGCCGTGGTTGGACGGCCGGATGCGGATGGTCACCGCCGCGATCGGCTACAGCGCCGACGCGCTGGATTCACCGCCGGACACCTACGCCAACGTCGCGCAGATCGTGCACGACGCGATCACCGCGTACTCCAGCGACGTGCGGTCCGCGCGCCAGATCGCGGGCGGGCTGAAGCGATGA